One window from the genome of Paenibacillus azoreducens encodes:
- the zwf gene encoding glucose-6-phosphate dehydrogenase: MNHTTFVLFGATGDLAKRKIYPALYHLYIHGKLPESFAVIGLGRKELSDETFRAHVKQSLHDFYRLEVKDDETLQSFLGLFGFNILHIDRQADFVQLKERVERREQGVGGTSNRMFYLSVAPNFFGTIASQIEQSGLGSVTGWKRLVIEKPFGHDLVSARELNSQLSQAFTEDEIYRIDHYLGKPMVQRLEALKQANPVIQALWSSRYIANVQITADETVGVEERAGYYDQAGAVRDMFQNHMLQLLMMLSIHVSNGNAKAVNIRSKKKNVLESLEPLARQDVHRHIVRGQYAAGAIQGKEVIGYTSESGISPDSMNDTFIAAKLQIDNYNWRGVPFYIRTGKRLKSKNTRIVIEFKEPLGSSTPAKDSSVPNLLVFEIGPNEGITLLLNTNDPNHKGEFKQVHIDMFPDRMEAEEAYETLIHDALNGDSTFFVHWDEVDLSWQWVQPILEAFAAKEVPLYSYEAGSNGPEAANELLARDGFHWWFDDEPSEYAAPGVVNAEEVEKQPVEHVTAS; this comes from the coding sequence GTGAATCATACTACTTTTGTATTGTTTGGAGCAACAGGAGATTTGGCCAAACGAAAAATATATCCTGCTTTATATCATTTATATATACATGGAAAACTGCCTGAGTCTTTTGCCGTGATCGGACTCGGACGAAAAGAACTGTCCGATGAGACGTTCCGGGCCCATGTCAAGCAATCCTTGCATGATTTTTACCGGTTGGAGGTAAAAGATGATGAAACGCTGCAGTCCTTTTTAGGTTTGTTCGGTTTTAACATTCTGCACATTGATCGCCAAGCGGACTTTGTTCAGCTAAAAGAACGGGTGGAACGCCGGGAACAAGGAGTGGGCGGAACGTCGAACCGAATGTTTTATTTATCCGTCGCTCCAAACTTCTTTGGTACGATCGCGTCCCAAATCGAGCAAAGCGGACTTGGCAGCGTAACGGGCTGGAAAAGACTCGTCATCGAGAAGCCTTTCGGGCATGATCTCGTTTCGGCGCGGGAACTCAACAGCCAGCTCAGCCAGGCATTTACTGAAGACGAGATCTACCGGATCGACCATTATCTCGGCAAACCGATGGTCCAGCGGCTTGAAGCGCTCAAGCAGGCGAACCCCGTCATTCAGGCGCTGTGGAGCAGCCGTTATATCGCCAATGTTCAGATTACGGCCGACGAAACCGTTGGCGTGGAAGAACGCGCCGGTTATTACGATCAAGCAGGGGCCGTCCGGGATATGTTCCAGAATCATATGCTTCAGCTGCTTATGATGCTGTCGATCCATGTGTCGAATGGCAACGCCAAAGCCGTTAATATTAGATCGAAGAAAAAAAACGTGCTTGAATCATTGGAGCCTCTGGCAAGACAAGATGTACACCGCCATATCGTGAGGGGGCAATATGCTGCAGGCGCGATTCAAGGGAAAGAGGTCATAGGTTATACTTCCGAATCCGGCATCTCTCCTGATTCGATGAACGACACGTTTATCGCCGCCAAGCTGCAAATCGATAATTATAACTGGCGGGGCGTTCCTTTCTACATCCGGACAGGCAAACGGCTGAAGTCCAAAAATACGCGGATCGTGATCGAGTTCAAAGAACCGCTTGGCTCTTCCACCCCTGCAAAGGATTCGAGCGTGCCGAACCTGCTTGTTTTCGAGATTGGCCCGAATGAAGGAATTACGCTTCTGTTAAATACAAATGACCCGAATCATAAGGGAGAATTCAAGCAGGTTCATATTGATATGTTCCCGGACCGAATGGAAGCAGAGGAGGCGTATGAAACGCTGATTCATGATGCGCTGAACGGCGATTCGACGTTTTTCGTTCATTGGGATGAAGTCGACCTGTCCTGGCAGTGGGTTCAGCCGATCCTTGAAGCTTTTGCAGCAAAAGAAGTGCCCCTGTATTCGTATGAAGCAGGTTCAAACGGGCCGGAAGCCGCAAATGAGCTGCTTGCCCGGGACGGTTTCCACTGGTGGTTTGATGATGAACCGTCCGAATATGCCGCACCGGGTGTGGTAAATGCGGAAGAGGTTGAAAAGCAGCCTGTAGAGCATGTCACCGCCAGCTGA
- a CDS encoding LysR family transcriptional regulator: MTNNYELYKVFYWAAKAGSLTQAAKALYLTQPSVSHAIKQLEDRMGVTLFYRNAKGVALTQEGKILFSYIEQSQILITLAEEKMEALKNLESGELRIGGSDSLFKHYLLPFLEDFHVRYPSIKLHLKHGTTPEVISYLKEGRIDLGVVRMPIVDSHLEVTESTRIQDCFVAGERYAELKGQTMTMEELMEYPIILFSRNSRVRMAITELFEKYGYELKPDIEVGSVDLLIEFARRGLGISFVTREFVSKELKEGSLFEIELDVGIPASKVGVMNMRNMPLSTAATKFMELVR; this comes from the coding sequence ATGACTAATAATTATGAGCTGTATAAGGTTTTTTATTGGGCAGCCAAAGCAGGAAGCCTGACACAAGCAGCCAAGGCCTTGTACCTGACCCAACCCAGCGTCAGCCATGCCATCAAGCAGCTTGAAGACCGGATGGGCGTCACCCTTTTTTACCGCAATGCCAAAGGCGTAGCGCTGACTCAGGAAGGCAAAATTCTTTTTTCATATATTGAGCAGTCGCAGATCCTCATCACTTTAGCCGAAGAAAAAATGGAGGCGCTGAAAAATCTCGAAAGCGGCGAGCTGCGGATCGGCGGCAGCGATTCATTGTTCAAGCATTACCTGCTTCCGTTTTTGGAAGACTTCCACGTGCGGTATCCAAGCATTAAGCTGCATTTGAAGCATGGCACGACGCCTGAGGTCATCTCATACCTGAAGGAAGGGCGGATCGACCTGGGGGTCGTCCGTATGCCGATCGTGGACTCCCATCTGGAAGTCACCGAAAGCACCAGGATTCAGGATTGCTTCGTCGCCGGCGAGCGTTATGCGGAGCTTAAAGGGCAGACGATGACCATGGAAGAGCTGATGGAATATCCCATCATTTTGTTCTCGCGCAACAGTCGGGTGAGAATGGCAATCACGGAGCTTTTCGAAAAATACGGATATGAGCTGAAGCCGGATATCGAGGTGGGCAGCGTCGACCTTCTCATCGAGTTTGCACGGAGGGGGCTTGGCATATCCTTTGTCACACGCGAGTTCGTATCCAAGGAACTAAAGGAAGGCTCCTTATTCGAGATTGAACTGGATGTTGGGATTCCTGCCTCCAAGGTAGGCGTGATGAATATGCGCAATATGCCGCTCTCCACCGCAGCCACGAAATTCATGGAGTTGGTTCGTTGA
- the cyoD gene encoding cytochrome o ubiquinol oxidase subunit IV produces MAHVDGTHPVEENHGSLKSYTIGYLFSIVLTIIPIAIILGGWLHGTAKAVVLMLLGVLQFIVQLFFFMHLREEKKPRYNLISLILGLVILVVIVAGSMWIMLYNMVET; encoded by the coding sequence ATGGCGCATGTTGATGGGACACATCCGGTGGAGGAAAACCACGGGTCATTGAAGTCATACACCATCGGTTATCTTTTCTCGATCGTGCTGACCATCATTCCGATAGCGATCATTCTCGGAGGATGGCTGCATGGAACGGCGAAAGCCGTCGTTTTGATGCTGCTTGGGGTGCTGCAGTTCATCGTGCAGCTGTTCTTCTTCATGCACCTGCGCGAGGAAAAGAAACCGCGTTATAATCTGATCTCGCTGATTCTAGGACTGGTGATTCTGGTGGTCATTGTCGCCGGATCGATGTGGATCATGCTGTACAACATGGTGGAAACGTAA
- the cyoC gene encoding cytochrome o ubiquinol oxidase subunit III: MNPSSLKAKQLHQTDSGHSHPDMEEMRTFGFWIYLMTDIMIFGTFFATYIVLRHNTNGGPGPADLFDLNGVILSTFLLLTSSYTCGLAVLAMNKGKKQALIGWLAVTAILGAIFIGLEINEFAHMVHEGATISRSAFLSAFYTLVGTHGLHVTIGLVWMIALMIQLSSKGITPVTKRKVNVISLFWHFLDVVWIFVFTVVYLMGVN; encoded by the coding sequence ATGAATCCATCCAGCCTAAAAGCGAAACAGCTGCATCAGACGGACTCCGGTCACAGTCATCCCGATATGGAAGAGATGCGCACGTTCGGGTTTTGGATTTACTTGATGACCGATATTATGATTTTCGGCACATTTTTTGCGACATATATCGTTCTGCGGCATAATACGAATGGCGGCCCGGGGCCAGCCGATCTTTTTGATCTTAATGGTGTGATCCTGAGTACCTTTTTGCTCTTGACCAGCAGCTATACCTGCGGTTTAGCGGTTCTGGCCATGAATAAAGGGAAAAAACAGGCTTTGATTGGCTGGCTTGCCGTTACCGCGATTCTAGGCGCGATTTTTATCGGGCTTGAGATCAACGAATTTGCCCATATGGTCCATGAAGGAGCAACGATCAGCCGCAGCGCGTTTTTATCGGCATTCTACACGCTGGTCGGCACGCATGGTCTGCATGTGACGATCGGACTCGTCTGGATGATCGCATTGATGATTCAGCTATCTTCCAAAGGAATTACGCCGGTAACGAAACGCAAGGTGAATGTGATCAGCTTGTTCTGGCACTTTTTGGACGTCGTCTGGATTTTCGTATTTACGGTTGTTTATTTGATGGGGGTGAACTGA
- a CDS encoding cbb3-type cytochrome c oxidase subunit I yields MFDQIKEFASGFFVTGDPLIYGADVSILLVTAAIIFTLTYFKKWRWLWREWLTSVDHKKIGIMYILAAFLMMFRGGVDALLMRAQLAIPGADFLQPDHYNEVFTTHGVIMILFMAMPFMFGLFNIIVPLQIGARDVAYPILNSLSFWLFFAGAMLFNLSFVIGGSPDAGWLAYPPYSELMYNPGVGQDFYIWGIQISGIGSLMTGINFLVTILKMRAPGMKLMKMPLFPWSVLSSCIAIIFSFPILTATLALLFLDRYAGAHFFTLDGGGNPMMYINLIWMWGHPEVYIIVLPAFGIFSEIVSTFSRKKLFGYQSMVYAMIIISVLSFLVWAHHFFTMGSGAGVNTFFALSTMLIAIPTGVKVFNWLFTMFRGRITVKTPMLWTIGFIPCFIVGGLTGVLLSVAPADFQFHNSYFLIAHFHQVIIGGVIFGYFAGLYYWWPKMFGFTLNEHIGKWAFWFWNIGFYACFMPQYVLGLMGMTRRVVSYGWDKGWWPLNFVSTIGAALMGIAFVLQVWQIIHGVKHYRKNLDTTGDPWDGRTLEWSIPSPAPHYNFAVLPQVEELDDWWEKKQRGVHKQLNNIAEEKLEPIHMPKNSGMPIIMAGCWFLAGFGFVFHWLWLTIPGLAGVAICMLAHSFNYDTDYYIPVKEIKETEAALRKVTIS; encoded by the coding sequence ATGTTCGATCAAATCAAAGAGTTCGCTTCAGGCTTTTTTGTTACGGGCGATCCATTGATATACGGGGCAGATGTCAGCATTCTGCTGGTCACGGCAGCCATTATATTCACGTTGACGTATTTCAAAAAATGGCGGTGGCTTTGGAGAGAATGGCTGACCAGCGTCGATCATAAAAAAATAGGCATTATGTATATTCTTGCGGCGTTTCTCATGATGTTCCGGGGCGGGGTTGACGCCCTCTTGATGCGTGCCCAGCTTGCTATTCCAGGCGCCGATTTCTTGCAGCCGGATCACTATAACGAAGTTTTCACGACTCATGGCGTCATCATGATTCTGTTTATGGCGATGCCGTTTATGTTCGGTTTGTTTAATATCATCGTACCGCTGCAGATCGGGGCAAGAGACGTGGCGTATCCGATTCTGAATTCGCTTAGTTTCTGGCTGTTTTTTGCCGGTGCCATGCTGTTCAACTTGTCGTTTGTTATCGGCGGCTCCCCGGACGCCGGCTGGCTTGCCTATCCGCCTTATTCGGAGCTGATGTATAATCCCGGCGTAGGTCAGGATTTCTACATCTGGGGCATTCAAATATCCGGGATCGGGAGCTTGATGACGGGCATTAACTTCCTTGTGACGATTCTAAAAATGCGGGCTCCGGGAATGAAGCTGATGAAAATGCCATTGTTTCCCTGGTCCGTATTGTCCAGCTGCATAGCCATCATTTTCTCGTTCCCGATTTTGACGGCAACGCTTGCGCTGCTGTTTCTGGACCGCTATGCGGGCGCGCACTTCTTTACGCTCGACGGCGGCGGGAACCCGATGATGTACATCAATTTGATTTGGATGTGGGGGCATCCGGAGGTCTATATTATCGTGCTCCCTGCATTTGGTATCTTTTCCGAAATCGTATCGACCTTTTCACGCAAAAAACTGTTCGGATACCAATCGATGGTGTACGCCATGATCATTATCAGCGTTTTGTCGTTTCTCGTCTGGGCGCATCATTTCTTTACCATGGGTTCGGGTGCGGGCGTGAACACATTCTTCGCTCTATCGACGATGCTGATCGCGATTCCGACGGGCGTCAAAGTGTTCAACTGGCTGTTTACGATGTTCCGCGGAAGGATCACGGTCAAAACGCCGATGCTCTGGACGATCGGTTTCATTCCCTGCTTTATCGTCGGGGGGCTTACCGGGGTGCTTTTATCGGTAGCGCCTGCAGATTTCCAGTTCCATAACAGCTACTTTTTGATCGCGCATTTTCACCAGGTTATTATCGGCGGCGTTATATTCGGCTATTTTGCGGGACTTTATTATTGGTGGCCGAAAATGTTTGGTTTTACCTTAAACGAACATATTGGAAAATGGGCCTTCTGGTTTTGGAATATCGGGTTCTATGCATGTTTTATGCCGCAATACGTGCTCGGTTTGATGGGCATGACGCGGCGGGTCGTCTCGTACGGCTGGGACAAAGGCTGGTGGCCTTTAAACTTCGTCTCGACCATTGGCGCTGCATTGATGGGGATCGCTTTTGTGCTTCAAGTTTGGCAAATTATCCACGGCGTGAAGCATTACCGCAAAAATTTGGATACGACAGGAGATCCGTGGGACGGACGTACTCTCGAATGGTCGATTCCTTCGCCTGCGCCGCACTACAATTTTGCGGTTCTGCCGCAGGTTGAGGAACTGGATGATTGGTGGGAGAAGAAGCAGCGCGGAGTGCATAAACAATTGAATAACATCGCTGAAGAAAAGCTGGAACCGATCCATATGCCTAAAAACTCAGGGATGCCGATCATTATGGCAGGCTGCTGGTTCTTGGCGGGCTTCGGCTTCGTTTTCCACTGGTTATGGCTTACGATTCCGGGACTTGCCGGGGTTGCGATTTGCATGCTTGCCCATTCGTTCAACTACGATACGGATTACTATATCCCTGTCAAAGAAATCAAGGAGACGGAAGCGGCTCTAAGGAAGGTGACTATTTCATGA
- the cyoA gene encoding ubiquinol oxidase subunit II, producing MKLPKKLRWLASLSMLVCLLLASTGCSEKIIVLNPKGPIAEHQRDLMLISTVLGCLVIIPVLILTAFIIWRYRDKPGRKASYSPNWAHSTKLELIWWGIPIIIIATLGVITAHATYALEPSKPLESNVKPITVQVTSLNWKWLFQYPEQGIATVNELKIPQGVPIRFEVTADSPMNSFWIPQLGGQIYAMSGMAMTLYLQADEQGKYWGSGANFTGKDFAKMYFDVDAVGTDEFDQWVKQVKADSPELTLDGYKELAQPSTLKTQTYSAFPKGLFEMTVTKYASSHHHGLSQKEMKDMPASHDPGSTHEDMPASHDHGSTDEDMSESHDHGSTDEDMPGMDMGDS from the coding sequence ATGAAACTGCCCAAAAAGCTGCGATGGCTGGCCAGCTTATCCATGCTGGTTTGCCTGCTGCTGGCCTCCACCGGATGTTCGGAAAAAATCATTGTACTGAATCCCAAGGGGCCGATTGCTGAACATCAGCGGGATTTGATGCTGATTTCCACCGTGCTTGGCTGTTTGGTCATTATTCCTGTGCTTATTCTAACGGCCTTTATCATTTGGCGGTATCGGGATAAGCCGGGCAGAAAAGCAAGTTATTCGCCTAATTGGGCTCACAGCACCAAACTGGAATTGATATGGTGGGGGATTCCGATCATCATTATAGCAACGCTTGGAGTGATTACCGCCCACGCGACGTACGCTTTGGAGCCTTCCAAACCGCTGGAGTCAAATGTCAAGCCGATCACGGTGCAAGTGACGTCGCTCAACTGGAAATGGCTGTTTCAATACCCTGAACAGGGAATTGCGACCGTCAATGAATTAAAAATTCCTCAAGGCGTCCCTATCCGTTTCGAGGTTACGGCCGATTCTCCGATGAATTCCTTCTGGATTCCGCAGCTTGGGGGACAAATCTATGCCATGTCCGGCATGGCCATGACGCTTTACCTGCAGGCGGATGAGCAAGGGAAATATTGGGGATCAGGGGCCAATTTTACCGGAAAAGACTTTGCCAAAATGTATTTTGACGTCGATGCCGTTGGGACGGATGAATTCGACCAATGGGTCAAACAAGTTAAGGCAGACTCGCCCGAACTAACACTGGACGGATACAAGGAGTTGGCGCAGCCTTCGACCCTGAAGACCCAAACGTATTCCGCCTTTCCGAAAGGATTGTTTGAAATGACCGTGACCAAATATGCGTCATCTCATCATCATGGTTTGTCCCAGAAAGAGATGAAAGACATGCCTGCATCGCATGACCCGGGTTCGACTCATGAAGATATGCCGGCATCGCACGACCACGGTTCGACTGATGAAGATATGTCCGAGTCACACGACCACGGCTCGACTGATGAAGATATGCCCGGAATGGATATGGGCGATTCATAG
- a CDS encoding COX15/CtaA family protein, translated as MQLKSTRYRILAWASFIGMFIVLIAGAIVTQTDSGRGCGSDWPLCNGKFIPAYTLESMIEYSHRMITGVVGLLVTITFFCTWRYRKLYREAFAYASGTLIFTIIQALMGAAAVMWPQQPAVLALHFGISLLAVASSMLLVVWLHRSRKLTPPPVQSTPGLAVFAWFIWLFCYVVVYLGAYIRHLKVGGGCRGWPLCNGKIIPDFTKASEVVFAHRLAAIVLLILIFVWFIKMRRFESRSNIHVMSKAAAYTLFCVILQIVSGGWLTTTFQNANEFFFASLVHNTLVTILFSLLTDNAIRSWKHRRK; from the coding sequence ATGCAGTTGAAATCGACCCGTTATCGGATCCTGGCGTGGGCCTCATTTATCGGTATGTTTATTGTCCTGATCGCCGGCGCGATCGTGACCCAGACGGATTCGGGAAGAGGCTGCGGAAGCGACTGGCCGCTCTGCAACGGCAAGTTTATTCCGGCTTACACGCTGGAGTCCATGATCGAATATTCGCACCGGATGATCACTGGTGTAGTCGGCCTGCTGGTAACCATTACGTTTTTTTGCACTTGGCGGTACCGTAAGCTGTATCGTGAAGCTTTCGCGTATGCGTCCGGCACGCTTATCTTTACAATCATTCAAGCGCTGATGGGCGCTGCAGCCGTGATGTGGCCGCAGCAGCCGGCCGTCTTGGCGCTCCATTTCGGCATATCCCTGCTTGCCGTTGCCAGCAGCATGCTGCTGGTGGTTTGGCTTCACCGATCGCGTAAGCTTACCCCACCGCCTGTGCAATCCACGCCTGGTCTTGCCGTTTTCGCTTGGTTTATCTGGCTGTTTTGCTACGTGGTCGTTTATCTAGGGGCTTATATCCGGCATTTAAAGGTCGGGGGAGGCTGCCGCGGTTGGCCTTTGTGCAACGGAAAAATCATTCCCGATTTCACCAAGGCGTCAGAGGTGGTGTTTGCCCATCGGTTAGCAGCTATCGTATTGCTAATTCTCATTTTCGTTTGGTTCATCAAAATGCGCCGGTTTGAATCGCGCAGTAACATACACGTTATGAGCAAAGCAGCAGCGTATACGTTGTTCTGCGTCATTTTGCAAATCGTAAGCGGCGGCTGGCTCACGACTACATTTCAGAACGCAAACGAGTTCTTTTTTGCCAGTCTCGTTCATAACACGCTGGTCACCATTTTGTTCAGCCTCTTGACGGATAACGCCATCCGTTCCTGGAAGCATCGCAGGAAGTAA
- a CDS encoding aminotransferase class I/II-fold pyridoxal phosphate-dependent enzyme: MNHHNTPLFTALMQHAESDPVQFHIPGHKKGAGADPQFRSFIGDNALSIDLINIVPLDDLHQPAGVIQEAEQLAADAFAADYTLFSVQGTTGAIMTMIMSVCSPGDRIILPRNAHKSIMSAVIFAGAVPVWVNPEKDDQLGIDHGVTLSSVRQALKNNPSAKAVLLINPTYYGTSVNLLDMVEMIHSYGIPVLVDEAHGTLLHFHDDLPMSAMQAGADMAATSVHKLGGSMTQSSVLNVQGDLVDIRRVRTFMSMLTTTSTSYLLLASLDTARRQLALHGKALAEQTIRLAADTRRQINGISGMYCFGEEICGESGVFAYDPTKLCIHLGGLDISGFAAEQWLRQHHKIEVELSDLKNILCLVTLGDTERETGLLLKALRHLSETFKSRENKSSQEPAAVPDFSSFSLTPREAFYASAESVELRESCGRVISEFVYVYPPGIPILVPGQLITPEIVDYIQQHIEVGLPVKGPEDPDIHKLRVVAVPERTAAQ, encoded by the coding sequence ATGAATCATCACAATACACCGTTATTTACGGCATTAATGCAGCATGCGGAAAGCGATCCGGTGCAGTTCCATATTCCGGGGCATAAAAAAGGAGCGGGAGCGGATCCGCAGTTCCGAAGTTTTATTGGGGATAACGCGTTATCCATAGACCTCATTAACATCGTTCCATTGGATGACCTCCATCAACCGGCAGGAGTTATCCAGGAGGCCGAACAACTTGCAGCTGACGCTTTTGCCGCGGATTACACGCTTTTTTCCGTCCAAGGAACGACGGGAGCCATCATGACCATGATCATGTCGGTTTGTTCTCCCGGAGATCGGATCATTCTTCCCCGGAACGCCCACAAATCCATTATGTCAGCCGTCATTTTCGCTGGCGCGGTTCCCGTATGGGTCAATCCGGAAAAGGATGACCAGCTTGGCATCGATCACGGGGTTACATTAAGTTCGGTTCGGCAAGCCTTGAAAAACAATCCATCGGCAAAAGCGGTCCTTCTGATCAATCCAACCTATTACGGGACAAGCGTAAATTTACTTGACATGGTTGAGATGATCCACAGTTACGGCATCCCGGTTTTGGTCGATGAGGCGCATGGAACCCTGCTTCATTTTCACGACGATTTGCCGATGTCGGCCATGCAGGCAGGGGCGGATATGGCCGCAACCAGCGTCCATAAGTTGGGTGGATCCATGACGCAAAGCTCGGTTCTGAATGTCCAGGGAGACCTGGTGGACATCCGGAGGGTTCGCACATTTATGAGCATGCTTACGACAACCTCGACTTCATATCTGCTGCTTGCTTCATTGGACACAGCCCGCAGACAGCTTGCTCTTCATGGAAAAGCATTAGCTGAACAGACCATTCGTCTGGCTGCTGATACACGGCGGCAAATTAACGGGATTTCGGGCATGTATTGTTTTGGCGAGGAAATCTGCGGCGAATCGGGCGTGTTCGCTTATGATCCAACCAAGCTCTGTATTCATCTCGGCGGACTGGATATCTCGGGCTTCGCTGCTGAACAATGGCTGCGGCAGCACCATAAGATCGAGGTGGAGCTCAGCGACTTGAAAAATATTTTATGTCTGGTCACTCTGGGCGACACGGAGCGGGAAACCGGTCTGCTGTTAAAGGCATTACGTCACTTGTCAGAGACATTTAAGAGCCGGGAAAATAAATCTTCTCAAGAGCCTGCTGCTGTCCCTGATTTTTCTTCTTTCTCTTTAACGCCGAGAGAAGCCTTCTATGCATCTGCGGAAAGCGTGGAGTTACGGGAATCCTGCGGCAGGGTCATCTCCGAATTTGTTTATGTATATCCTCCGGGCATCCCGATCCTGGTGCCGGGCCAGCTCATTACTCCGGAGATTGTGGATTATATCCAGCAGCATATCGAGGTTGGGCTCCCTGTAAAAGGGCCGGAAGATCCCGATATCCACAAACTCAGGGTCGTTGCTGTTCCTGAGCGGACAGCAGCCCAATAA
- a CDS encoding dihydrodipicolinate synthase family protein, translating into MLTSQSLNGVFVPVVTPFDKNRNLDIRSFDELTRRLVGKGIHGLIVNGTIGETPLMDSGELEALIMTARQAIDATRAIPLIVGTGSNKTSSTVKRTAQAKALGADAALVVTPLDSYSDKGIIQHFRALAEAELPIVLCDLPHPGRGSLDLGTIRSIMEMDHVIGLRESTGNLSHVFKLSRSMSKPVLCGEDELFFASLCCGAQGGILAGANLDSDQFVQVYELFQAGSIEASHQAFDQLLPLIEFLLSEPNPAPLKWLLAQRRHIRSDRLRLPISELNHLTARNDGHLMTANETLLMV; encoded by the coding sequence ATGCTGACATCACAGTCCCTAAACGGTGTTTTTGTCCCTGTCGTGACGCCTTTTGATAAAAACCGGAACTTGGATATTAGATCCTTCGATGAACTGACCCGGCGTTTGGTGGGCAAAGGAATACATGGATTGATCGTAAACGGAACCATCGGAGAAACGCCGCTAATGGATTCCGGGGAACTCGAAGCCCTGATCATGACAGCCCGGCAAGCCATCGATGCAACCCGCGCCATTCCGCTGATTGTTGGAACAGGTTCGAATAAGACCTCCTCAACTGTGAAAAGAACAGCTCAAGCCAAAGCCCTTGGCGCCGATGCTGCGCTTGTTGTCACTCCGCTTGACTCTTATTCTGATAAGGGCATTATTCAGCATTTTCGGGCCTTAGCCGAAGCTGAACTTCCGATAGTTCTTTGCGATCTTCCCCATCCCGGCAGAGGTTCCCTCGACCTCGGCACCATCAGGAGTATTATGGAAATGGATCACGTTATCGGGCTGAGAGAAAGCACCGGCAACCTCAGCCATGTTTTTAAACTTTCCCGTTCTATGTCCAAGCCGGTCCTGTGCGGAGAGGATGAGCTATTTTTCGCCTCCCTGTGCTGCGGAGCCCAGGGCGGAATTCTGGCTGGCGCCAATTTGGACAGTGACCAATTTGTACAGGTTTACGAATTATTTCAAGCCGGAAGCATCGAAGCGTCGCATCAGGCATTCGATCAACTGCTCCCGCTCATTGAGTTTTTGTTGTCTGAACCCAATCCGGCGCCGCTCAAGTGGCTCCTGGCCCAGCGCCGGCACATCCGTTCCGATCGTCTTCGTCTGCCGATATCGGAGCTTAACCATTTGACCGCGCGGAACGACGGTCATTTGATGACAGCTAATGAAACTTTATTGATGGTTTAA
- a CDS encoding GlcG/HbpS family heme-binding protein, giving the protein MAKLSLETAKRLLAVAEQKSRQMGLASNIAIVDDGGNLIAFQRMDHARIAGIRISQDKAWTSVSMQMPTTNLTQAAQPGGPSFGINTTNHGRIVILGGGIPLKKGDHIVGGIGVSGGTSVQDAEVANSAVQAFEAMHENPNPNINARIGNVRF; this is encoded by the coding sequence TTGGCAAAGCTATCTTTGGAAACGGCAAAACGCCTGTTGGCTGTGGCCGAACAAAAATCCAGGCAAATGGGGCTTGCAAGCAATATTGCTATTGTGGATGATGGAGGAAATTTGATCGCATTTCAGCGGATGGATCATGCCCGGATTGCCGGGATTCGCATATCCCAAGATAAGGCCTGGACCAGTGTGAGCATGCAGATGCCAACGACGAATCTGACGCAAGCCGCACAGCCGGGAGGGCCTTCTTTCGGAATTAACACGACCAATCACGGCAGAATCGTCATTCTCGGCGGGGGGATACCATTAAAGAAAGGCGACCATATCGTAGGCGGAATTGGAGTCAGCGGTGGAACCAGCGTGCAAGACGCCGAAGTTGCTAATAGCGCGGTGCAGGCCTTTGAAGCGATGCACGAGAACCCTAATCCGAACATCAATGCCCGAATCGGCAATGTGCGATTCTAA